Genomic DNA from Flavobacterium sp. N502540:
CGAATAAGTTAAAACCCTGAATAGAAGCGTCTCCAAAACCTTTTCTGAAATCATAAGCAGGTCTTAGAGTTTTGTTTTTGTTGATGTATTCAGTTGTAAAATTGGCTGAACCTCCTTTGTCACCAATAGCAACTCCATAGTTAGCGGCTACTTTTACAGATCCACCATCGAAAGATTGGTTTTTACCATAAGTATTTCCGTTTCCGTTTTGGTCTAGTCTGAAGTTTTTGGTATTAGGAGTTCCATCCAGAAAATCACCTTTTGCATTGGTATTAAATGCTCCGTAGGTTACAGATCCTGTTAATTCGTCGACATTGTCATTTAGTACAATATTAATAACTCCGGCAATAGCGTCCGAGCCGTATTGGGCAGCAGCACCATCTCTCAGAATCTCAATTCTTTTGATTGCAGTAGCGGGTATGGCATTTAAATCAGTTCCCGTATTTCCACGTCCTCGGGTACCAAATAAATTGATTAATGAAGACTGATGTCTTCTTTTTCCATTAATCAAAACCAAAGTCTGATCCGGTCCCAGACCTCTCAGTGAAGCAGGATCAACGTGATCGGCCCCATCAGATCCGGATTGTTTGTTGGCATTAAATGAAGGAGCAACATATTGTAATAATTGATTGATCTCTATTTTACCGCTTTGTGTCGTGACATCTTTTACACTAATAACATCAATCGGAACGGCCGAATTGACTACGGTTCTTTTGGTATTTCTTGATCCTACGATTACGACATCATTCAGGACCTGACCTCCGTTTTCGTCTAAAGTAACGTCGGTTTTACTATTTGAAGAGGGTTTTTCTACATTTGCATAGCCAACATAGCTAAAAATTAAAATGGCACCTTCTTTTACTTTTATAAGGTAACCTCCTTCAAAATTGGTAGATACACCGTTTGTAGTTCCTTTTTCGAGGATATTAACTCCGGGTAGCGGATTGCCCGATTTATCTCTTACAACTCCTGATATTTCTTTTTGGGCGAATAGAAATGCTGTGTTAAACAGTATTAGTAATAATGCAATCTTTTTCATGGTTAATTGAGTTTGGTTTATTGGTTTTTGTTCGTTTGTTATAAAAGTAACTATTTTTAACAAAAAATTAATAAGAAGTTTATTTTTTTTAATGATGTAGCCTTAAAAAACATTAATCGTCATTTTTACTTCAATTGCGAGCTATTAAATCTTATATTTGCAAAATTTTAAAGCCAAAAAATAATATTTCGGCACAAATACAAAAGGAATACAAGAAATATAACCTGTTAAAAACGACTTTGATATACTGAAAAACCGGTATAAAGAAGACTCGAAAGAAAAAGGTTTACATAAAAAACAAATAGAATCAACAGATGAAAGCAGGAATTGTAGGATTACCAAATGTTGGAAAATCAACATTATTTAATTGTTTGTCTAATGCAAAAGCGCAGAGTGCCAACTTTCCGTTTTGTACAATCGAACCAAATATTGGAGTTGTAAACGTTCCGGATCCAAGAATTAACAAACTGGAAGAATTGGTAAAACCAGAGCGTGTACAAATGGCAACTGTGGATATCGTTGATATCGCAGGTTTGGTAAAAGGTGCTAGTAAAGGAGAAGGTCTTGGAAATCAGTTTTTAGGAAACATTAGAGAGTGTAATGCTATTATTCACGTTTTACGTTGTTTTGATAACGATAACATCGTTCACGTTGACGGTAATGTAAATCCAATTCGTGATAAAGAAACGATTGATATCGAACTTCAGTTGAAAGATTTGGAAACAATCGAGAAACGTTTGGAGAAAGTAAAACGTGCCGCTAAAACCGGAAACAAAGAAGCTCAGACTGAAGAAGCTTTGTTGAACCGTATCAGAGAAGCGTTATTGCAGGCAAAATCAGCAAGAACCATTATTCCTCAAAGCAACGACGAAGAAGTTTTAATGGAAGGTTTTCAATTGATTACCGCTAAACCGGTATTGTACGTTTGTAATGTTGACGAAGGTTCAGCTGTAAACGGAAATAAATATGTTGATCAGGTTCGTGAATTGGTAAAAGACGAAGAAGCTGAAGTTATCATTCTTTCAGTAGGAGCAGAAGCGGATATTACAGAATTGGAAAGCTACGAAGAGCGTCAGGTTTTCCTTGAAGATATGGGATTGACTGAGCCGGGAGCTTCTGTGCTAATTCGTGCAGCATACAAATTATTAAAACAGCAAACTTACTTTACAGCCGGTGTAAAAGAAGTTCGTGCCTGGACCATCAATATTGGAGCTACAGCACCACAAGCTGCCGGAGTTATTCATACTGATTTTGAAAAAGGATTCATTCGTGCGGAGGTAATTTCATACGAAGATTACGTTCAGTACGGTTCTGAAGCAAAAGCAAAAGAAGCTGGGAAATTCAAAGTGGAAGGAAAAGAATATATCGTAAAAGATGGTGATGTAATGCATTTCCGTTTTAACGTTTAATTTTTTTTTAGAGAAAATAGAATAGAGAATAAAGAAGATAGACTAAAAACTGCTGGAGCAATTCAGCAGTTTTTTTATGCACAAAAGTTATTGTTATCTGTATTTTGAGGTTAAAGAAAGTCATCGTCAGGCTGAGCGAAGTCGAAGCTTCGCATAGTTTGTCATTTCGAGTCTCGTTCCTTGAAATAAAAAAAAATGAACTTAAAAATCCGTTTAAATCCGCGCTTTCGCATGCGCGAATCGGTATAATTTGTGTGTAATTTGTAAGAAGCAAAAAAAATGGCTCAAAAATTGGTTACAGAAAAATTAACCAATTATCAATCTAAAAACAACCAATCAAAATGCTAAAAAAATCTTTCAAATTTCTGGGCTGGACACTTTTCGGGATCTTTACTTTTCTTGCTTTATATGTCACAGCCGTATTATTGATTTCCAGAATTACAGTTAACTCCACTATTGACAAAATTGACGAACAAAATGCAATTCCGATTTATATTCTTTCCAATGGAGTGCACACAGATATAGTGGTTCCGATTGTTACCGAAGTCAAAGATTGGAGAAAGGAAATTCAGTTTGATCAGACAGAATCCAACGATACACTGGCAAAATTTGTAGCTTTTGGCTGGGGTGATAAAGGTTTTTATCTCGATACGCCTGAATGGTCAGATTTAAAAGCGAGTACGGCTTTAAAAGCTATATTTGGGGTGAGTTCGTCAGCAATGCACACCACATTTTTTAAGCAATTACGCGAAGGTGAAGATTGCAAACGTATTTTGGTTTCTAAAGAAAACTATCAAAAATTAGTAAACTATATCTCAG
This window encodes:
- the ychF gene encoding redox-regulated ATPase YchF; protein product: MKAGIVGLPNVGKSTLFNCLSNAKAQSANFPFCTIEPNIGVVNVPDPRINKLEELVKPERVQMATVDIVDIAGLVKGASKGEGLGNQFLGNIRECNAIIHVLRCFDNDNIVHVDGNVNPIRDKETIDIELQLKDLETIEKRLEKVKRAAKTGNKEAQTEEALLNRIREALLQAKSARTIIPQSNDEEVLMEGFQLITAKPVLYVCNVDEGSAVNGNKYVDQVRELVKDEEAEVIILSVGAEADITELESYEERQVFLEDMGLTEPGASVLIRAAYKLLKQQTYFTAGVKEVRAWTINIGATAPQAAGVIHTDFEKGFIRAEVISYEDYVQYGSEAKAKEAGKFKVEGKEYIVKDGDVMHFRFNV
- a CDS encoding TIGR02117 family protein, with amino-acid sequence MLKKSFKFLGWTLFGIFTFLALYVTAVLLISRITVNSTIDKIDEQNAIPIYILSNGVHTDIVVPIVTEVKDWRKEIQFDQTESNDTLAKFVAFGWGDKGFYLDTPEWSDLKASTALKAIFGVSSSAMHTTFFKQLREGEDCKRILVSKENYQKLVNYISESFNNPENPEWIEGHSYGKKDAFYEAKGSYSLFYTCNTWANCALKAANQKASLWTIYDKGIFYHYQ